Proteins from a single region of Mycoplasmopsis edwardii:
- a CDS encoding ABC transporter permease — protein MLKYILQRIGFAILTLLIIIFVVYVLTAQFSINPFVEKAHGAAQEGNSQSTKELLRKLFDDSVKYHFLPSNWEGKYDQYKDVWTTYKISPFVRFWYWLSDIFTNKENPFGIPYDSNIFTITQTKSISELFFKYLKFSVIITVPAFFISAALGITLGIIAGYKRGTLFDAGINMFSLIFIALPSFIIAPILISILLKLNVIPSFINPFSSQSSQVYSTGQIVLSWLPPILIVVLGSLSSYITYTRNQVITVLTSNYVLIAKSKGLSTSEIFFKYVLRNISIPLAALLIPSYIGLLTGGIVIETYWSIPGTSQIIAQSFPKGEINIIMFNTVFFTFLGIMTTIVVDVSYTILDPRIKYSSKSGFSYFNMFVRSYKRNQEFKLRKAKGGQNDIKGI, from the coding sequence ATGCTTAAATATATTCTACAGCGTATCGGTTTTGCTATTTTAACGCTATTAATTATTATTTTTGTTGTTTATGTTTTAACAGCACAATTTTCAATTAATCCATTCGTTGAAAAAGCGCATGGTGCTGCACAAGAAGGTAATTCACAATCTACAAAAGAATTATTAAGAAAACTTTTTGATGACTCTGTTAAGTATCACTTTTTACCATCAAATTGAGAAGGTAAATATGATCAATACAAAGATGTATGAACAACATACAAAATAAGTCCATTTGTTAGATTTTGATATTGATTATCTGATATATTCACAAATAAAGAAAACCCATTTGGTATTCCTTATGACTCAAATATCTTCACAATAACACAAACTAAATCAATTTCAGAATTATTCTTCAAATATCTTAAATTCTCAGTTATCATCACAGTGCCTGCCTTCTTTATCAGTGCGGCACTAGGAATTACATTAGGAATTATTGCAGGATACAAAAGAGGAACATTATTTGATGCAGGTATCAATATGTTCTCACTTATCTTTATTGCACTTCCATCATTCATTATTGCACCTATTTTAATCTCAATCTTACTTAAACTAAATGTAATTCCAAGTTTTATTAACCCATTTAGTTCACAAAGTTCACAAGTTTATTCAACAGGGCAAATTGTACTATCTTGATTACCACCAATTTTAATCGTTGTATTAGGATCATTATCTTCATACATCACATATACACGTAACCAAGTTATTACAGTTCTTACATCAAATTATGTACTTATTGCTAAATCAAAAGGATTAAGTACATCAGAAATTTTCTTCAAATATGTTTTAAGAAATATTTCAATTCCATTAGCTGCTTTATTGATCCCTTCATACATTGGATTATTAACAGGGGGAATTGTTATTGAAACATATTGATCAATCCCAGGTACTTCACAAATTATTGCGCAATCATTCCCTAAAGGTGAAATTAACATTATTATGTTCAATACTGTGTTCTTCACATTCTTAGGAATCATGACTACAATTGTAGTTGACGTATCATATACGATCTTAGATCCTAGAATTAAATATTCATCTAAATCAGGATTTAGTTACTTCAATATGTTCGTTAGATCATATAAAAGAAATCAAGAATTTAAATTAAGAAAAGCAAAAGGAGGACAAAATGACATCAAAGGAATTTAA
- a CDS encoding OppA family ABC transporter substrate-binding lipoprotein, whose translation MKRKFLLLGSFLASAALPLAVLSCSPSQQSEVTSTFGSYAKEGIYPIRYNSIFQLRRGQTDTSFSSGSWTAGPEITTLGLLFRYEPEGKAEFHEQVELAENKIDQVTKTYVTKPSTSKWKLEYAKAIKIVVNGQEIVYDNDKVDPLGGPTIDGKYYPSSVVPLTSSDVKSINHPEFFKNLDKASSVKIEVDESSHWIDANGKKTKYNVVARDFYYGILRTYLSNDTAYRWNNGGNAELDTAAKSIIPNSESMYKKEATYTNKYLYNLYNIDFDKLIKEDEFIKNEDGKNYLVFNKKDASKDVSFSEFFKGILYGNYEFVPAPSQYIDEKNNDLASLKGFALANESEEASVKEKISAANGLTKQTGIYWYGLTNNATLYAGRYYYKGYNANELSEKWLLNENYIDQEYANNPARIKVIESVYKTQTVEAGAFKVEDFNSFKAGTTAAISFSQLDPKTQSLIKSKKDVFGLTKTQSRQTKNTVGYFFGSLVPNSAHNPKDTAEYVNDAYTRLVWGASLADVKAGRAQNTLKHATTGAAAEFRNILTAVINWDHSAKEASSPEQVYAWLSGAAPDLKIENSPTIQGNTPRQNVDAMNELFVVAKETNQRLDLGGNLGSELWQSENDTVGKQAKDKYKSAAYDVLKARFKKLVDEFYENNSDLASDPKNSKIVITVLSRFINLNAKVALAAEQQVAVLNSLYPEKFEVKYSIIKDREQLLSYYINNPAPTKIVGWSADYELINASLDGKSWNFQLLPVLATIATDEAYKAKLALAYPTLVKAAEKLQQYITENNLKLSIPLDVWGKLANKYLYDFSDYLGNYKVKEGTENGQIELVEIDSNSDSTNYISAGDLSSQFLLWLNTNAQNALSKEDLIKLTSEATNLVGLLVNPHLGVLQEAISNRLVNPNYIVPETDLPFDDYSSFLVKK comes from the coding sequence TTATTATTCAGATATGAACCAGAAGGAAAAGCAGAATTCCATGAACAAGTGGAACTTGCTGAAAATAAAATTGATCAAGTTACAAAAACATATGTAACAAAACCATCAACAAGTAAATGAAAATTAGAATATGCAAAAGCTATTAAAATAGTAGTAAATGGACAAGAAATTGTTTATGACAATGATAAAGTTGATCCATTAGGTGGTCCAACAATCGATGGAAAATACTATCCATCATCAGTTGTTCCGTTAACAAGTAGTGATGTAAAATCAATCAACCACCCAGAATTCTTTAAAAACTTAGATAAAGCTTCATCAGTCAAAATTGAAGTTGATGAATCTTCACACTGAATTGATGCTAACGGAAAAAAAACAAAATACAATGTTGTCGCTAGAGACTTCTACTATGGAATTTTAAGAACATACTTATCAAATGACACAGCTTACCGTTGAAATAATGGAGGAAATGCTGAACTTGATACAGCTGCAAAATCAATTATTCCTAATAGTGAATCAATGTATAAAAAAGAAGCAACATATACAAATAAATACTTATACAACCTTTACAACATTGATTTTGATAAATTAATTAAAGAAGATGAATTTATTAAAAATGAAGATGGTAAAAACTACTTAGTATTTAACAAAAAAGATGCTTCGAAAGACGTCTCATTCTCAGAATTCTTTAAAGGAATTTTATACGGAAACTATGAATTTGTTCCTGCACCAAGTCAATACATTGACGAGAAAAATAATGACCTTGCTTCATTAAAGGGATTTGCTTTAGCAAACGAATCTGAAGAAGCAAGTGTTAAAGAAAAAATTAGTGCTGCAAATGGTTTAACAAAACAAACAGGAATTTACTGATATGGATTAACAAACAATGCTACATTATATGCTGGTAGATACTACTACAAAGGATATAATGCTAATGAATTATCAGAAAAATGATTATTAAATGAAAATTACATTGATCAGGAATATGCTAATAATCCAGCAAGAATTAAAGTTATTGAATCAGTTTACAAAACTCAAACAGTTGAAGCAGGTGCATTTAAAGTTGAAGACTTTAACTCATTCAAAGCCGGAACAACAGCAGCAATTTCATTCTCTCAACTTGATCCAAAAACACAATCATTAATTAAAAGTAAAAAAGATGTTTTTGGTTTAACTAAAACCCAATCAAGACAAACAAAAAATACAGTAGGATACTTCTTTGGTTCATTAGTTCCAAATAGTGCACATAATCCAAAAGATACAGCAGAATACGTAAATGATGCATATACAAGATTAGTTTGAGGTGCCTCATTAGCTGATGTTAAAGCAGGTAGAGCTCAAAACACATTAAAACATGCAACAACAGGTGCAGCTGCTGAATTTAGAAACATTTTAACAGCAGTTATTAACTGAGATCATTCAGCTAAAGAAGCTTCTTCACCAGAACAAGTTTATGCATGATTATCAGGTGCTGCTCCAGATCTTAAAATCGAAAACTCTCCAACAATCCAAGGAAACACACCAAGACAAAATGTTGATGCAATGAATGAATTATTCGTCGTTGCTAAAGAAACAAATCAAAGACTTGACTTAGGTGGAAACTTAGGATCAGAATTATGACAAAGTGAAAATGATACAGTTGGAAAACAAGCTAAAGATAAATATAAATCTGCAGCTTACGATGTCTTAAAAGCTCGTTTCAAAAAACTTGTTGATGAATTCTATGAAAATAACTCAGATTTAGCAAGTGATCCAAAAAACTCAAAAATTGTTATCACAGTTTTATCAAGATTCATTAACTTAAATGCAAAAGTTGCTTTAGCAGCCGAACAACAAGTAGCAGTATTAAACTCACTTTACCCAGAAAAATTTGAAGTAAAATATTCAATTATTAAAGATAGAGAACAATTATTAAGTTACTACATTAATAACCCAGCTCCAACAAAAATTGTTGGATGATCAGCCGACTATGAATTAATTAACGCTTCATTAGATGGGAAATCATGAAACTTCCAATTACTTCCAGTTTTAGCTACAATTGCAACAGATGAAGCTTACAAAGCAAAATTAGCTTTAGCTTACCCTACATTGGTTAAAGCTGCTGAAAAATTACAACAATACATCACAGAAAACAACTTAAAATTATCTATCCCACTTGATGTATGAGGAAAATTAGCTAATAAATACTTATATGACTTTTCAGATTACTTAGGTAATTATAAAGTTAAAGAAGGTACAGAAAATGGACAAATTGAATTAGTAGAAATTGATTCAAATTCAGATTCAACAAACTACATATCAGCAGGTGATTTATCTTCACAATTCTTATTATGATTAAACACAAACGCACAAAATGCGCTTTCAAAAGAAGATTTAATCAAATTAACTTCAGAAGCAACAAACTTAGTTGGATTACTTGTGAACCCACACTTAGGTGTATTACAAGAAGCTATTTCAAACAGATTAGTTAACCCTAACTACATCGTTCCAGAAACAGATTTACCATTTGATGATTACTCATCATTCTTAGTGAAAAAATAA